The bacterium BMS3Abin08 genome contains a region encoding:
- a CDS encoding outer membrane lipoprotein Omp16 precursor: MKMFLALLLVAGLTFACAQRQITSPGTGKSGGEEAAGQAAGAGVGETQKIGEQNMAKVESAEIKEPKVTKLTEEERRNIFKDIHFDFNRYDIQEVDRGTLKAIAEWMLQHSTARLVVEGHCDERGTDEYNLGLGDRRATATRDYLMSLGVPKDRMQTVSYGEERPLCTDHTEDCWQQNRRAHFVVIEGE, translated from the coding sequence ATGAAGATGTTTCTTGCGTTGTTGCTGGTTGCAGGGCTTACCTTTGCCTGTGCGCAGAGGCAAATCACCTCTCCCGGGACAGGGAAGTCAGGCGGCGAGGAAGCGGCAGGGCAGGCAGCTGGTGCAGGAGTGGGAGAGACGCAGAAGATCGGGGAACAAAATATGGCAAAGGTGGAGTCTGCCGAGATTAAGGAACCCAAGGTAACCAAGCTGACTGAAGAGGAACGGAGGAATATTTTTAAGGATATCCATTTTGACTTTAACCGCTATGATATACAAGAAGTGGACAGGGGAACGCTTAAGGCAATAGCAGAATGGATGCTTCAACACTCTACGGCCCGACTCGTGGTTGAGGGTCATTGTGATGAGAGAGGCACGGATGAATATAACCTCGGTCTCGGTGACAGGAGGGCAACGGCAACGAGGGACTACCTGATGTCCCTGGGTGTCCCCAAGGACAGGATGCAGACAGTGAGTTATGGTGAGGAGAGACCCCTCTGTACCGATCACACGGAAGACTGCTGGCAGCAGAACAGAAGGGCACATTTTGTTGTGATAGAGGGTGAGTAG
- a CDS encoding tol-pal system protein YbgF: MKGILVLTASLVLFAFLSGCVTTEDYQSLRHDLNQVKSDYYSDIRTLKVQMKRIEGTAENAPSRDAIKGLKESQETLYNQLTNLRTEMQLIQGKLDENSYTVEKALRDSSTERDLLRAGLAELKTAVAELKTRIEALEERLKGTGAEAAEEAGNEKKEEAKKPMTPQYIYHDALNLFNEGKTTEAREALESFLKRYPSMELSDNAQFWIAESYYKEGNYEDAILSYENLIKKFPKSDKVPGAMLKQAFAFRALGDLNTTRVILSTLKERFPDSKEAEIATKKLKKIEKKKRAAVPEKKESKAVQ; the protein is encoded by the coding sequence ATGAAGGGAATACTGGTATTGACGGCATCCCTTGTCCTGTTTGCCTTTCTGTCCGGCTGTGTAACAACGGAGGACTATCAATCGCTGAGACATGATCTGAACCAGGTCAAGAGCGATTATTATTCAGATATCCGTACACTGAAGGTGCAGATGAAGAGGATTGAGGGCACGGCTGAGAATGCCCCTTCCAGAGACGCCATAAAAGGATTGAAGGAGAGCCAGGAGACGCTGTATAATCAGTTGACGAACCTGAGAACAGAGATGCAGCTGATTCAGGGAAAACTGGACGAAAACAGCTACACGGTTGAAAAGGCCCTGCGGGACTCATCCACTGAACGTGACCTGCTGAGGGCAGGGCTTGCTGAACTGAAGACTGCCGTCGCTGAACTGAAGACAAGGATAGAGGCACTTGAAGAAAGGCTCAAGGGTACAGGGGCAGAAGCAGCAGAAGAGGCCGGGAACGAGAAGAAGGAAGAGGCTAAAAAACCCATGACGCCGCAGTATATATACCATGATGCCCTGAACCTCTTTAACGAGGGCAAGACTACGGAGGCACGGGAGGCCCTGGAGTCGTTCCTCAAGAGGTATCCTTCAATGGAGCTGTCTGATAATGCCCAGTTCTGGATTGCCGAGTCCTATTATAAGGAGGGCAATTATGAGGATGCCATTCTTTCCTATGAGAATCTGATTAAAAAGTTTCCAAAGAGTGATAAGGTCCCCGGAGCTATGCTGAAGCAGGCATTTGCATTCAGGGCACTCGGTGACCTTAACACAACGCGGGTGATCCTTTCTACACTGAAGGAGAGGTTTCCTGATTCAAAGGAGGCGGAGATAGCGACGAAGAAGCTCAAGAAAATAGAGAAAAAGAAAAGGGCCGCTGTCCCTGAAAAAAAAGAGTCCAAGGCCGTTCAGTAA
- the moaA_1 gene encoding cyclic pyranopterin monophosphate synthase, whose translation MDLTDRYKRVIDYMRVSITDRCNLRCLYCMPDGGKPVEYKEIMSYEEILRIIRVSSSLGVRKIRLTGGEPLARKNVQFLIREIKGIEGIEELSLTTNGILLSRYVDEIKEAGLDRLNVSLDSLRPERYREITGGGSLDKVIEGIERAHDVGLRPVKLNVVVIRGINDDEIEDFAGFTLTRPYQVRFIEFMPGKGNHWTEDLCVSSEEIKRRIEAVAHLEPVRLRRHGPARYYRFRGGTGVVGFISAISHHFCSDCNRLRLTAEGKIRPCLFSETEIDLRAALRMGASDEELGRLLRLAVEVKPEGHMIGRDTHKEINIPMSKIGG comes from the coding sequence ATGGATCTTACCGACAGGTATAAACGAGTTATCGACTATATGCGGGTCTCCATCACGGACCGGTGTAATCTCCGCTGTCTCTACTGTATGCCCGATGGCGGGAAACCGGTTGAATACAAGGAGATAATGTCTTACGAGGAGATCTTGCGGATAATCAGGGTCTCCTCCTCCCTTGGGGTGAGAAAGATCCGCCTTACAGGTGGAGAACCCCTTGCGAGGAAGAATGTCCAGTTCCTTATAAGGGAGATTAAAGGGATTGAGGGAATCGAGGAACTGAGCCTCACCACAAACGGGATTCTACTCAGCAGGTATGTTGATGAGATCAAGGAAGCCGGGCTTGACAGGCTGAATGTCAGCCTTGACTCCCTTAGACCGGAGCGGTACCGTGAGATTACGGGGGGAGGCTCCCTGGATAAGGTCATCGAGGGTATTGAGCGTGCCCATGACGTTGGGCTGCGTCCGGTAAAGTTGAATGTGGTTGTGATCAGGGGGATTAACGATGACGAGATAGAGGACTTTGCCGGCTTTACCCTGACAAGGCCCTACCAGGTGAGGTTTATAGAGTTCATGCCCGGCAAGGGAAACCACTGGACAGAGGACCTTTGTGTCTCCTCTGAAGAAATCAAGAGAAGGATTGAGGCGGTCGCTCACCTGGAGCCCGTCAGGTTGAGGAGGCATGGGCCTGCACGGTATTACCGCTTCAGGGGCGGAACAGGTGTTGTGGGTTTTATAAGTGCAATAAGTCATCATTTCTGTTCCGACTGCAACAGACTCAGGCTCACTGCCGAGGGGAAGATCCGGCCCTGCCTCTTTTCAGAAACGGAGATAGACCTGAGGGCTGCCTTGAGGATGGGGGCATCGGATGAGGAACTCGGGAGGCTTCTGAGGCTTGCGGTGGAGGTGAAACCCGAGGGACACATGATCGGCAGGGATACGCATAAAGAGATAAATATCCCCATGTCAAAGATCGGGGGTTAA
- the speE_2 gene encoding spermidine synthase, which produces MLGSRWFLEFTTDKEASLHYIEEILYSSQTTYQRLEIMRLGSYGKALILDGKLQSTESDEFIYHEALVHPSLITHGSPKKVLIAGGGEGATIREVLRHTSIECVYMIDLDGEVVEACKVHLPEWHQGTFDDGRVKVLYEDARKFIADSDELFDIIILDLPEPMEAGPAILLYTSEFYREVFEHLTPQGVMVTQATTTSINNFNAYTIIFNTIRQVFHLVRAYWTSVPSFYVPWGFIMASKDIDPAGLSQSDIRERIARLQSPLRYYNPGIHAGMLALPEYLKEGLKKEDRVNRDGNPLSFY; this is translated from the coding sequence ATGCTGGGCTCCAGATGGTTTCTTGAATTCACTACCGACAAAGAGGCAAGTCTCCATTACATAGAAGAGATCCTGTACTCATCACAGACGACTTACCAGAGACTGGAGATCATGCGCCTTGGAAGCTACGGGAAGGCCCTTATACTGGACGGTAAACTCCAGTCTACAGAGTCCGATGAGTTTATCTACCACGAGGCCCTCGTCCATCCATCCCTGATTACGCATGGCAGTCCTAAAAAGGTCCTGATCGCCGGGGGTGGTGAAGGGGCCACAATAAGAGAGGTCCTGAGACACACCTCTATAGAATGTGTCTATATGATCGACCTTGACGGTGAAGTGGTGGAGGCCTGCAAGGTCCATCTCCCCGAATGGCATCAGGGGACCTTTGATGACGGACGAGTTAAGGTCCTGTACGAAGATGCCAGAAAATTTATAGCAGACTCCGACGAACTCTTTGATATTATAATCCTTGATCTTCCCGAGCCCATGGAGGCGGGACCGGCAATCCTTCTCTATACAAGTGAATTCTACCGGGAGGTTTTTGAACATCTCACACCTCAGGGCGTAATGGTAACCCAGGCAACAACAACATCCATAAACAACTTCAATGCCTATACAATCATATTTAACACGATCAGGCAGGTATTCCATCTTGTAAGGGCTTACTGGACATCGGTTCCATCCTTCTATGTCCCCTGGGGGTTTATCATGGCATCAAAAGATATCGATCCGGCGGGGCTGTCACAGTCAGACATACGGGAGAGGATAGCACGGTTACAGTCTCCCCTCCGGTACTATAACCCCGGGATCCATGCGGGGATGCTTGCATTACCGGAATATTTGAAGGAGGGACTCAAAAAGGAGGATAGGGTCAACAGGGATGGTAATCCTCTGTCCTTTTATTAA
- the speH gene encoding S-adenosylmethionine decarboxylase proenzyme precursor, producing the protein MVSAARHAKATIVDVSFHEFNPFGISGMVVIAESHLSIHTWPEYGYAAVDIFTCGDVIKPEDAAQYLIERFGSRNPSIVEIKRGIISCSNEKLPHKVCDAGLQMVS; encoded by the coding sequence ATGGTATCTGCCGCAAGGCATGCCAAGGCAACCATCGTCGATGTATCTTTCCATGAGTTTAACCCCTTCGGCATAAGCGGAATGGTAGTCATCGCTGAATCTCACCTCTCGATTCATACATGGCCTGAATATGGTTATGCCGCTGTGGATATCTTCACTTGTGGAGATGTCATAAAGCCCGAGGATGCGGCACAATACCTCATAGAGAGATTCGGGTCCAGAAACCCCTCAATCGTCGAGATAAAGAGGGGGATAATCTCCTGCAGCAACGAGAAACTTCCACACAAGGTCTGTGATGCTGGGCTCCAGATGGTTTCTTGA
- the aroG gene encoding phospho-2-dehydro-3-deoxyheptonate aldolase, Phe-sensitive, protein MAFDYLQKIPEPDKIISQLPLEDGIARVKKERDREIKTVFTKESGRFLLIIGPCSAHDENAVCEYVTRLAALQERVNDSIIIVPRIYTNKPRTTGIGYKGMAHQPDPQEKPNIVEGIKAIRRMHIRALRESHLAAADEMLYPENYPYLEDVLSYVAIGARSVENQQHRLTVSGLDIPVGMKNPTSGDLDVMLNSVMAAQSSHRFSYNGWEVMTSGNPYAHCILRGAVNHYGQHISNYHYEDLVGLAETYLEKAFENPVIVVDTNHANSNKRYKEQPRIAYEVMNSRANSELLRDIVRGLMIESFLVEGSQDVAEGVYGKSITDPCLGWDDTERLVLGIAERL, encoded by the coding sequence ATGGCGTTTGATTATCTGCAGAAAATACCCGAGCCTGACAAGATTATTTCACAACTGCCCCTTGAGGATGGGATAGCACGGGTCAAGAAAGAGCGCGACAGGGAGATTAAGACCGTATTCACAAAGGAATCAGGGAGGTTTCTTTTGATTATAGGTCCCTGTTCTGCTCACGATGAGAATGCAGTATGTGAATATGTTACGAGGCTTGCTGCGCTTCAGGAGAGGGTTAACGATAGTATTATTATCGTGCCTCGTATATACACAAATAAGCCAAGGACCACGGGGATTGGATACAAAGGCATGGCTCATCAACCGGATCCACAGGAAAAGCCCAACATTGTTGAGGGTATTAAGGCGATCCGGCGGATGCATATCCGTGCCCTCAGGGAATCACACCTTGCGGCTGCTGATGAGATGCTCTACCCGGAGAACTATCCCTATCTCGAGGACGTCCTGAGCTATGTTGCCATTGGTGCACGATCCGTTGAGAACCAGCAGCACCGGCTCACGGTGAGTGGCCTCGATATCCCTGTGGGGATGAAGAATCCAACGAGTGGGGACCTCGATGTGATGTTGAATTCCGTGATGGCGGCCCAGTCATCACACCGATTCAGTTATAACGGCTGGGAGGTGATGACATCCGGTAACCCCTATGCCCATTGCATACTCCGCGGAGCGGTAAACCACTATGGGCAGCATATATCAAATTACCATTATGAAGACCTCGTGGGGCTTGCCGAGACATATCTCGAAAAGGCCTTCGAGAATCCCGTCATTGTGGTTGATACCAATCACGCCAATTCCAATAAGAGGTATAAAGAACAACCGCGGATTGCCTATGAGGTGATGAACAGCAGGGCCAACTCCGAACTCCTTAGAGACATAGTGAGGGGGTTGATGATAGAGAGTTTCCTTGTCGAGGGCAGCCAGGATGTAGCAGAAGGGGTTTATGGCAAATCTATTACCGACCCATGCCTTGGCTGGGATGACACGGAACGGCTTGTGCTTGGCATAGCAGAGAGGCTCTGA
- the hacA gene encoding homoaconitase large subunit, with protein sequence MNIVEKIFSSHLVYGELRAGKPVGLKIDEVYTQDATGTMTWLQFEAMCIDRVRVPLAVSYIDHNMIQSNYMNPDDHIFLQSAAARFGAWFSKPGNGICHQVNLERFARPGWIGLGTDSHTPTNGGMGMIAIGVGGLDAATVMAGNPFELTMPEVILVRLKGKLRRPYVTAMDIILELLRRLSVKGGVGRIFEYGGEGAKDLNVTERATITNMGAELGATTSVFPSDENTRRFLNAQGRDAHWMEIVADEDAGYTDVTEIDLDALEPLVAQPHSPDAVVPIKELAGTEVHQVCIGSCTNSSYQAMRTVAAILMGRRVAEHVNLHINPGSKQVYEMIARDGSLADMIAAGARMLESSCGPCIGMGGAPATGHVSVRTYNRNFRGRCGNKDAYVYLASPVSAAVMAVTGEMEAPGESSIEAVLFEEPREYMINDNQLIPPSDKPAAEEIVKGPNIKEVPVKGPFADAVHAEVLIKLGDNITTDDIMPAGSAVLPFRSNIPAISQYVFYNIDSSFSERALKAKAKGGGIIVGAENYGQGSSREHAAIAPMYLGLQVVIAKSFARIHRSNLINFGILPLLFDESSGFDRVKQGDHLRIDNIQDIIGGEQRYLVENVTTGERFICISNLNDRERNIIKSGGLLSYARRLCSSRD encoded by the coding sequence ATGAATATAGTAGAGAAGATCTTTTCTTCCCATCTTGTATATGGTGAGCTGAGGGCTGGTAAGCCTGTCGGCTTGAAGATTGACGAGGTATACACACAGGATGCCACCGGCACGATGACATGGCTCCAGTTCGAGGCGATGTGTATTGACCGGGTACGGGTTCCCCTTGCCGTCTCTTATATTGATCATAATATGATCCAGTCAAACTACATGAACCCCGATGATCATATCTTTCTCCAGAGCGCTGCCGCGAGATTCGGCGCATGGTTCTCCAAGCCGGGTAACGGGATATGCCACCAGGTAAACCTGGAGCGCTTTGCCCGACCCGGCTGGATAGGCCTCGGTACGGACAGCCATACACCTACTAACGGTGGAATGGGAATGATAGCAATCGGGGTTGGTGGTCTCGATGCCGCTACTGTAATGGCCGGCAACCCCTTTGAGCTTACCATGCCGGAGGTGATCCTGGTCCGTCTTAAGGGAAAGCTCAGACGGCCCTATGTGACGGCCATGGATATAATACTTGAACTCCTGAGAAGACTCTCTGTTAAGGGAGGGGTGGGAAGGATATTCGAGTATGGAGGTGAAGGAGCGAAGGACCTGAACGTCACCGAGCGTGCTACCATAACAAATATGGGGGCTGAACTGGGTGCAACAACATCGGTCTTTCCCAGCGATGAAAATACCCGGAGGTTTTTAAATGCCCAGGGCAGGGATGCCCACTGGATGGAAATAGTTGCCGATGAGGATGCCGGGTACACCGACGTAACGGAGATAGACCTTGATGCCCTTGAGCCGCTGGTAGCACAGCCCCACAGCCCTGATGCAGTAGTCCCAATAAAGGAGCTTGCCGGGACAGAGGTGCACCAGGTCTGTATCGGGAGCTGTACTAACTCGTCATACCAGGCCATGAGGACGGTTGCAGCGATCCTCATGGGGCGGAGGGTTGCCGAGCATGTTAACCTCCATATCAATCCCGGTTCCAAACAGGTCTATGAGATGATAGCAAGAGACGGCAGCCTTGCAGACATGATCGCGGCAGGAGCCCGGATGCTGGAGTCCTCCTGTGGTCCCTGTATCGGTATGGGCGGCGCGCCTGCAACGGGCCATGTCTCCGTAAGGACATACAACAGAAACTTCAGGGGGCGCTGCGGCAACAAGGATGCCTATGTATATCTGGCAAGCCCCGTATCTGCTGCCGTAATGGCGGTTACCGGTGAGATGGAAGCCCCGGGGGAGTCTTCAATAGAGGCGGTGTTGTTTGAAGAGCCCCGTGAATACATGATAAATGACAATCAACTCATTCCCCCTTCTGATAAACCGGCGGCGGAGGAGATAGTTAAAGGGCCGAATATCAAGGAGGTCCCCGTCAAAGGGCCTTTCGCCGATGCCGTACATGCAGAGGTCCTGATAAAACTCGGCGATAACATAACGACTGATGATATAATGCCTGCCGGCTCTGCAGTACTTCCCTTCCGTTCAAATATACCCGCTATCTCGCAGTATGTTTTTTACAATATAGACAGTTCATTCTCTGAAAGAGCGCTTAAGGCAAAGGCAAAGGGCGGGGGAATTATCGTAGGTGCCGAAAACTATGGACAGGGCTCTTCCAGGGAGCATGCCGCCATTGCCCCGATGTATCTGGGCCTGCAGGTCGTAATTGCGAAGTCCTTTGCACGTATTCACAGGTCTAACCTCATCAACTTCGGGATACTACCGCTTTTATTCGATGAATCATCGGGTTTTGACCGTGTGAAGCAGGGTGATCACCTCCGGATTGACAATATTCAGGATATCATCGGTGGTGAGCAGAGATACCTGGTGGAGAATGTAACAACCGGTGAGAGATTCATATGCATATCCAACCTCAATGACCGTGAAAGGAATATCATAAAAAGCGGGGGACTTCTCAGCTATGCCCGGAGGCTCTGTTCTTCAAGGGATTAA
- a CDS encoding cupin domain protein: MKKLFCGICLTLLLSSNVLAQDVNTVKVEVLAKTSSSWDGGSLPDYPKGKPEITILRITIPPGVQLPLHKHPVINAGVLLKGELTVVTEDNKTLHLKAGDSIVEVVNKWHHGKNEGNKPAEIIVFYAGIRGAPITIKK; encoded by the coding sequence GTGAAAAAATTATTTTGCGGAATATGTTTGACACTATTGCTATCAAGCAATGTTTTGGCTCAGGATGTAAATACCGTCAAAGTTGAAGTATTAGCGAAAACGAGTTCAAGTTGGGACGGGGGATCTCTACCAGACTACCCGAAAGGCAAACCGGAGATAACAATTCTAAGAATCACAATCCCTCCAGGGGTACAATTACCGCTACATAAACATCCAGTGATAAATGCGGGTGTATTATTAAAAGGAGAACTAACCGTAGTGACGGAAGACAATAAGACATTACATCTAAAAGCTGGAGATTCAATTGTCGAGGTTGTTAATAAGTGGCATCACGGAAAGAATGAAGGCAATAAACCGGCAGAAATTATAGTTTTCTACGCCGGTATACGGGGCGCCCCGATAACCATTAAGAAATAG
- a CDS encoding blue-light-activated protein, which translates to MRAVLYTCLFVWSILLITPCIEAANNQPLETVVMQLKWRHQFQFAGYYAAIEKGYYRQAGLEVILKEWKPGMIVADEVVSGRADFGVDMPVLLLERQRGNPVVVLAAIFQHSPEVLVAKKDSGIVTPHDLLGRRVMLNPHGNSEIRAMLLNEAVRPEDIEIVDHTWNLNDLVQGKVDAFSGYVTDLPFLLGEQGIAYSVIRPVSYGIDFYGDCLFTSEKEIKDHPVRVRAFLEASLRGWEYAMEHPKEIIELILTKYSTKRSRPALHYEADRMRELILPRFIEIGHMNPGRWKHIADTFVNLGMLSPDYSLKGFLYKPDLNPDYTWVRWTVGVTVLALLLVSAGAVFLFFLSRHLRNMVEQRTMDLSRINRELVSEITKHKETEERLRASEERYRFFLNSANDAIFIHGIDRAGLPSTFIEVNDGAASLLGYRKEELSNMSPFDIILPEKHAAAEGYLVKIHLGEKYITESTFVARDKKIIPVEISMHAFELHGKKMVLSIARDITERKQREQELRSSEKKFEMAFSSSPDAITISTLHDGRLLEVNDAFEHKSGYSREESIGKSTLDLGLWISPEQRNEFIMKLKKHGAIRDFEFDFKTKSGKFIQCLISAEQIEFEGKRCIVSITRDISARKRAEEKLQQAEMMYRTIFEQSSNAIILIDPATTMPVEFNDRILQVLGYSHEEFSTMQLSAIDTVYSPGGIREIIKKTLHEGRQEFEGKLKTKSGGLIDAIISMRTIKIEDKLYLHTIVCDITEQMRLQEQLRQAQKMEAVGQLAGGIAHDFNNILTAIVGYGNILQIKMEKDNPLSVYVDNILFSAEKAADLTHSLLAFSRKQVMEARPVDLNEIIRTTGRLLHRLIGEDIELRTILNREDMIVMADGNQLEQVLMNLATNARDAMPCGGGLTIETGVVEIDSEFVATHGYGTPGEYAMIEVSDTGSGMDQETKEKIFEPFFTTKGPGKGTGLGLSTAYGTIRQHNGFIHVYSEPGEGTVFRIHLPLVHIEVEKLKQAGTAIPKAGSETILLAEDDETLRELTAEVLAQVGYNIIVAKDGEDAVKRFHENKEKIDFLLLDVIMPGNNGKEVYEEAKKDRPDIKALFISGYPGDVLYTKGIGIYEEKLNIISKPASPSTLLSKIREILDSPA; encoded by the coding sequence ATGAGAGCAGTTTTATATACCTGTCTTTTTGTCTGGTCCATCCTGTTAATCACTCCGTGTATTGAGGCAGCGAATAATCAGCCTCTCGAAACCGTGGTAATGCAACTTAAATGGCGGCATCAATTCCAGTTTGCAGGGTATTATGCCGCCATCGAGAAGGGATACTACAGGCAGGCCGGGTTGGAGGTTATCCTGAAGGAATGGAAGCCCGGTATGATCGTAGCCGATGAAGTGGTGTCCGGACGGGCTGATTTTGGCGTTGATATGCCTGTGCTGCTCCTTGAAAGGCAGCGGGGGAACCCCGTTGTTGTACTTGCAGCCATCTTTCAACACTCGCCGGAGGTGCTGGTTGCAAAAAAAGACTCAGGAATTGTGACACCTCATGACCTGCTCGGGCGACGTGTAATGCTCAATCCCCATGGTAACTCCGAGATCCGGGCAATGTTGTTGAATGAGGCAGTACGTCCTGAGGATATTGAGATTGTCGATCATACGTGGAATCTTAATGACCTGGTTCAGGGGAAAGTGGATGCCTTTTCAGGATACGTAACAGACCTGCCTTTTCTTCTCGGAGAACAGGGAATTGCCTACTCCGTGATCCGCCCGGTCAGTTACGGCATCGATTTTTATGGTGATTGCCTGTTTACTTCAGAAAAGGAAATAAAGGACCACCCGGTACGGGTAAGGGCTTTCCTCGAGGCCAGCCTGCGCGGCTGGGAGTATGCCATGGAGCATCCAAAGGAAATCATTGAGCTGATACTCACCAAATACAGCACAAAAAGGAGTCGGCCGGCCCTGCACTATGAGGCTGACAGGATGCGTGAACTGATACTGCCGCGGTTCATAGAGATCGGACATATGAACCCTGGCCGCTGGAAACATATCGCCGATACCTTTGTGAATTTGGGGATGCTCAGCCCGGATTACTCCCTTAAAGGCTTTCTCTACAAGCCGGATCTCAACCCCGATTATACCTGGGTGCGATGGACAGTGGGGGTAACGGTTTTGGCTCTCCTGCTGGTGAGTGCAGGGGCTGTTTTTCTGTTTTTTTTGAGCAGGCACTTAAGAAATATGGTTGAACAGCGTACTATGGATCTGTCGAGAATCAATAGAGAACTGGTTTCTGAAATTACAAAACACAAGGAGACGGAAGAAAGGCTCAGGGCGAGTGAAGAACGTTACCGGTTTTTTCTCAATAGCGCCAATGATGCCATATTTATTCACGGCATAGACCGGGCCGGTCTGCCTTCAACCTTCATTGAAGTCAATGATGGTGCAGCCAGCCTGCTGGGATACAGAAAGGAGGAACTGTCAAACATGTCTCCTTTTGATATCATTCTACCGGAAAAACATGCAGCTGCGGAAGGATACCTGGTTAAGATTCATCTGGGGGAAAAATACATCACTGAAAGCACCTTTGTTGCAAGGGACAAAAAAATAATTCCCGTTGAAATCAGCATGCACGCCTTCGAGCTTCATGGTAAAAAGATGGTTCTTTCCATAGCAAGGGATATCACCGAGCGCAAGCAGAGGGAGCAAGAACTCCGCAGTTCTGAGAAGAAGTTTGAGATGGCCTTTAGCTCGAGTCCTGATGCCATCACCATTTCGACCCTTCATGACGGACGGCTCCTTGAAGTGAATGACGCCTTTGAACATAAAAGCGGGTACAGCAGGGAAGAGTCAATCGGTAAATCAACCCTTGATCTCGGCCTCTGGATTAGTCCTGAACAGCGCAACGAGTTTATAATGAAGCTTAAGAAGCATGGTGCAATACGTGATTTTGAATTTGATTTCAAAACGAAATCAGGTAAGTTTATCCAATGCCTCATTTCAGCAGAACAGATCGAATTTGAAGGGAAACGCTGTATTGTTTCGATTACACGCGATATAAGTGCTCGCAAGCGGGCTGAAGAAAAACTTCAGCAGGCAGAAATGATGTACCGCACCATTTTCGAGCAGTCATCCAATGCGATCATTCTTATAGATCCTGCAACCACGATGCCTGTTGAGTTCAATGACAGGATCCTGCAGGTGCTTGGATATTCCCACGAGGAATTTTCCACAATGCAGCTTTCAGCAATAGATACAGTATATAGTCCAGGTGGAATAAGAGAGATTATTAAGAAAACGCTTCACGAGGGGAGGCAGGAGTTTGAGGGCAAGCTGAAAACCAAAAGTGGCGGATTGATAGACGCCATAATAAGTATGCGAACCATAAAGATAGAGGATAAGCTTTATTTACATACCATAGTTTGCGATATTACCGAACAGATGAGGTTGCAGGAGCAGTTGCGTCAGGCCCAGAAGATGGAGGCTGTGGGACAGCTTGCAGGCGGTATTGCACATGACTTCAACAATATTCTCACTGCAATTGTCGGCTATGGGAATATCCTGCAGATAAAGATGGAGAAGGATAACCCCCTAAGTGTCTACGTGGACAATATACTTTTTTCAGCAGAAAAAGCAGCAGATCTCACACATAGCCTTCTTGCCTTCAGCAGAAAACAGGTTATGGAGGCAAGGCCTGTTGACCTGAATGAGATTATAAGAACTACCGGTAGGTTGCTCCATCGGCTTATCGGAGAAGACATTGAGTTAAGGACCATTCTCAACAGGGAGGATATGATTGTAATGGCAGACGGTAATCAGCTTGAACAGGTATTAATGAACCTGGCGACCAATGCACGTGACGCAATGCCCTGCGGCGGGGGATTAACAATAGAAACCGGAGTTGTTGAAATCGATTCGGAATTTGTGGCTACCCATGGATATGGCACCCCCGGGGAGTATGCGATGATAGAGGTTTCAGATACCGGTTCAGGGATGGATCAGGAAACGAAAGAGAAAATATTTGAACCCTTTTTCACAACGAAAGGCCCCGGTAAAGGCACCGGGCTTGGACTCTCTACGGCCTATGGAACAATCAGACAGCACAATGGCTTTATCCATGTATATAGCGAACCCGGGGAAGGCACGGTTTTCAGAATTCACTTGCCCCTTGTTCACATAGAAGTTGAAAAGCTCAAACAGGCCGGAACAGCGATTCCTAAGGCTGGATCCGAGACAATACTATTAGCGGAAGATGATGAAACACTGAGGGAATTGACCGCAGAAGTGCTTGCTCAGGTTGGTTATAACATCATAGTTGCAAAAGATGGCGAGGATGCTGTTAAGAGGTTTCATGAGAACAAGGAGAAAATCGATTTTCTTCTACTTGATGTAATCATGC